The following coding sequences are from one Halomicrobium zhouii window:
- a CDS encoding GNAT family N-acetyltransferase — MEYRPVPESRLQAFENVAHYAFSPEDQPEETDRVTDPSKQFGEPRALFEDDELTAICRLLEFEARCRGEWLSLGGLRAVATPPEYRRDGRAATLLRQSLREFADRDIPLVVLWPFDHDFYASTGWASAGKHATYRFPPAALEPIAANEAGRFFRPSPDDWERLRRVNQADGEETSLTLRRTEHWWRHRVFEQSGARRHVYAWERDGTVESYVVYTVAGGEDDRTLTVHDVAAVDDRAFRHVCWLLFTHDSQVETVELPGDPSHAPGELLDRVAAPEAVTCELDHGAMVRAADVPTALEAIPYPDDVATEFVLDVEDGLVDWNDATFHVAIEDGEASCERSEDGYESVDVSVSVGTLSQLVVGYGTVERARRAGDLVIHDDDLEGTLDRAFPQRPVELSEYF; from the coding sequence TCGAAAACGTCGCACACTACGCGTTCTCCCCCGAGGACCAGCCCGAGGAGACCGACCGGGTAACAGACCCGTCCAAGCAGTTCGGTGAGCCCCGGGCGCTGTTCGAAGACGACGAACTGACCGCCATCTGTCGGCTGCTCGAGTTCGAGGCGCGGTGCCGAGGCGAGTGGCTATCGCTCGGCGGACTCAGGGCTGTCGCGACGCCGCCCGAGTACAGACGGGACGGACGGGCGGCGACGTTGCTTCGGCAGTCCCTCCGCGAGTTCGCCGACCGGGATATCCCGCTCGTCGTCCTGTGGCCGTTCGACCACGACTTCTACGCCAGTACTGGCTGGGCCAGTGCCGGCAAACACGCGACGTACCGGTTTCCCCCTGCCGCCCTGGAACCGATCGCCGCGAACGAGGCGGGGCGGTTCTTCCGCCCGTCCCCGGACGACTGGGAACGCCTCCGTCGGGTGAACCAGGCCGACGGCGAGGAGACGTCGTTGACGCTCCGCCGGACCGAGCACTGGTGGCGCCACCGCGTGTTCGAACAGTCCGGGGCCAGACGCCACGTCTACGCGTGGGAACGCGACGGTACCGTCGAGAGTTACGTCGTGTACACCGTCGCTGGTGGCGAAGACGACCGGACGCTCACCGTTCACGACGTCGCCGCGGTCGACGACCGGGCGTTCCGCCACGTCTGCTGGCTCCTCTTCACGCACGATTCGCAGGTCGAGACCGTCGAACTGCCCGGCGACCCCAGCCACGCGCCCGGCGAGCTACTGGACCGGGTCGCCGCGCCAGAGGCCGTCACCTGCGAACTGGACCACGGGGCGATGGTCCGCGCCGCCGACGTGCCGACTGCGCTCGAAGCCATCCCGTATCCCGACGACGTCGCCACCGAGTTCGTCCTCGACGTCGAAGACGGGCTGGTCGACTGGAACGACGCCACCTTCCACGTCGCCATCGAGGACGGCGAGGCGTCTTGCGAGCGGTCCGAAGACGGGTACGAATCGGTGGACGTGTCGGTGTCCGTCGGCACCCTCTCCCAGTTAGTCGTCGGCTACGGAACTGTCGAGCGCGCACGGCGGGCCGGTGATCTGGTAATTCACGACGACGACCTCGAGGGCACACTCGACCGGGCCTTCCCGCAACGGCCCGTCGAACTCTCGGAGTACTTCTGA
- the purM gene encoding phosphoribosylformylglycinamidine cyclo-ligase — translation MTEEDADDAAEGLTYAETGVDIDASEAATAALIGAAGEFEGDYAGLVDIGEQYLALATDGVGTKLLVAEAVDDYSTIGIDCMAMNVNDLIAAGVEPVAFVDYLAVEEPDDDEAEQIGAGLREGAKRAGVALVGGETAVMPDVIKGLDIAGTCAGLAPKDAVFPGEAEVGDVLVGWPSSGVHSNGLTLAREAATRNHEYGDPFPHDESQTIAEALLTPTRIYAEVLDPLREHDANAAAHVTGGGWTNLMRMGEFRYEIDDPFDVQPVFEFVQSEGDVSDEEMHRTFNMGTGFVAALPEAAADAVVEATDDGRRIGRVTDGNGTVSVRGLELH, via the coding sequence ATGACCGAAGAGGACGCGGACGACGCTGCAGAGGGGCTCACGTACGCCGAGACTGGCGTCGACATCGACGCCAGCGAGGCGGCGACGGCCGCACTGATCGGCGCCGCGGGCGAGTTCGAGGGCGACTACGCCGGCCTCGTCGACATCGGCGAACAGTACCTCGCGCTCGCGACGGACGGCGTGGGCACGAAACTCCTCGTCGCCGAAGCCGTCGACGACTACTCGACCATCGGCATCGACTGCATGGCGATGAACGTCAACGACCTGATCGCAGCCGGCGTCGAACCGGTCGCCTTCGTCGACTACCTCGCCGTGGAGGAGCCAGACGACGACGAGGCCGAGCAGATAGGAGCCGGACTCCGGGAGGGCGCGAAACGTGCGGGCGTCGCGCTGGTCGGCGGCGAGACGGCCGTCATGCCGGACGTGATCAAGGGGCTCGACATCGCGGGTACGTGTGCGGGACTCGCACCCAAGGACGCCGTCTTCCCCGGCGAGGCTGAGGTGGGCGACGTCCTCGTCGGCTGGCCGTCCTCGGGCGTTCACTCGAACGGGCTCACCCTCGCCAGGGAGGCGGCGACACGGAATCACGAGTACGGCGACCCCTTCCCCCACGACGAGAGCCAGACAATCGCCGAGGCACTCCTGACGCCGACGCGCATCTACGCAGAAGTCCTGGACCCGCTCCGTGAACACGACGCGAACGCCGCGGCCCACGTCACGGGCGGCGGCTGGACGAACCTGATGCGGATGGGCGAGTTCCGGTACGAAATCGACGACCCGTTCGACGTCCAGCCCGTCTTCGAGTTCGTTCAGTCGGAAGGCGACGTCAGTGACGAAGAGATGCACCGGACGTTCAACATGGGGACCGGATTCGTCGCGGCGCTCCCGGAGGCGGCAGCCGATGCGGTCGTCGAGGCGACAGACGACGGCAGGAGAATCGGTCGGGTCACCGACGGGAACGGGACCGTCAGTGTTCGGGGACTAGAGCTGCACTGA